In Citrus sinensis cultivar Valencia sweet orange chromosome 2, DVS_A1.0, whole genome shotgun sequence, a single genomic region encodes these proteins:
- the LOC102619651 gene encoding pentatricopeptide repeat-containing protein At3g59040 — protein sequence MPQTLFLKPFISPSSINFSQQNVPVSPLDANFKVHRRVGVICMGMLAPRKFMQKRRKVEVFKDAADEAGKKNWRRLMNQIEEVGSAVAVLRSERTRGQPLPKDLVLGTLVRLKQLKKWNVVSEVLEWLRIQSWWDFNEMDFLMLITAYGKQGDFNKAEKVLSFMNKKGYAPSVVSHTALMEAYGRGGRYKNAEAIFRRMQSSGPRPSALTYQIILKLFVEANKFKEAEEVFMTLLDEEKSPLKPDQKMFHMMIYMYKKAGGYEKARKLFALMAERGVQQSTVTYNSLMSFETNYKEVSKIYDQMQRAGLQPDVVSYALLINAYGKARREEEALAVFEEMLDAGVRPTHKAYNILLDAFAISGMVDQARTVFKCMRRDRCSPDICSYTTMLSAYVNASDMEGAEKFFRRLKQDGFVPNVITYGTLIKGYAKVNNLEKMMEIYDKMRVNGIKPNQTIFTTIMDAYGKNKDFDSAVVWYKEMESCGFPPDQKAKNILLSLAKTADERNEANELLGNFNHPNNEPGINGLSMSVDEEDDDDDDDDDDDNDEDGDDNIYRDGDGDDNEDDAEETIACSGKEDELIFFNGDHQRSQEGLHTLQTVDL from the exons CCGAGAAAGTTTATGCAGAAGAGGAGGAAAGTGGAAGTGTTCAAAGATGCCGCTGATGAAGCTGGGAAGAAGAATTGGAGGAGACTGATGAATCAAATTGAAGAAGTAGGTTCTGCTGTTGCGGTGCTCAGAAGTGAAAGAACCAGAGGCCAGCCTCTTCCAAAAGATCTTGTTTTGGGCACTTTGGTTAGATTAAAGCAGCTAAAGAAGTGGAATGTTGTTAGTGag GTACTCGAATGGCTTCGGATTCAGAGTTGGTGGGACTTCAATGAAATGGATTTCTTGATGCTTATTACAGCATATGGAAAGCAGGGGGACTTCAACAAGGCTGAGAAggttttaagttttatgaACAAGAAGGGTTATGCGCCAAGTGTTGTGTCTCATACTGCTCTTATGGAAGCGTATGGAAGAGGAGGCCGATACAAAAATGCTGAGGCTATATTTCGAAGAATGCAGTCATCTGGCCCCCGACCTTCTGCTTTAACATATCAAATTATACTCAAATTATTTGTTGAG GCTAACAAGTTTAAGGAAGCTGAAGAAGTTTTCATGACACTCTTGGATGAGGAAAAATCACCACTGAAGCCAGACCAGAAAATGTTCCACATGATGATCTATATGTATAAGAAAGCTGGGGGTTATGAAAAGGCTCGTAAACTATTTGCATTGATGGCTGAGCGAGGTGTTCAGCAATCTACAGTCACTTATAATAGTCTTATGTCATTTGAAACTAATTACAAGGAGGTTTCAAAGATCTATGACCAG ATGCAAAGAGCTGGTCTTCAACCTGATGTGGTGAGCTATGCCTTACTCATTAATGCTTATGGGAAAGCTAGAAGGGAGGAAGAAGCTCTAGCTGTTTTTGAAGAAATGCTGGACGCTGGTGTCAG ACCAACCCACAAAGCTTATAACATTTTGCTTGATGCATTTGCAATTTCTGGAATGGTGGATCAGGCTCGGACTGTGTTCAAGTGCATGAGAAGGGACAg ATGCTCTCCAGATATTTGCTCATATACAACTATGTTATCAGCTTATGTGAATGCATCTGACATGGAGGGTGCTGAAAAGTTCTTCAGGAGATTGAAACAAGATGGATTTGTACCCAATGTGATAACCTATGGAACATTGATTAAAGGGTATGCTAAGGTAAATAATCTTGAAAAAATGATGGAGATATATGACAAAATGCGAGTGAATGGTATCAAACCCAATCAAACAATCTTCACGACAATTATGGATGCATATGGGAAGAACAAGGATTTCGATAGCGCTGTTGTTTGGTATAAGGAAATGGAATCTTGTGGTTTCCCTCCTGACCAGAAGGCAAAGAATATTCTCTTGTCTTTAGCCAAAACTGCAGATGAGCGAAATGAAGCTAATGAACTTTTAGGAAATTTCAATCACCCGAACAATGAGCCAGGGATTAATGGATTATCTATGTCTGTTGATGAGGAAGATGATGACGATGACGATGACGATGACGATGACAATGATGAGGACGGTGATGATAATATCTACCGtgatggtgatggtgatgaCAATGAAGATGATGCAGAAGAGACCATTGCTTGTTCTGGAAAGGAAGATGAactgatattttttaatggtgATCATCAGCGAAGTCAAGAAGGGCTACATACTCTACAAACAGTTGACTTGTGA